The genomic segment TATCATGTAATTTTTCGGGTTCTGCCAAGACCTTATCAATCGTGTTATCGCCGTAGAGATCCACAATTTTTTGTGCTGTTTTTACACCGATTCCTTTAAAATGGTCGCTTGAAAAATATTTGACCAAGCCTTTGCTGGTTGGTTTAGCACGCTCATAGCGTATTAGTTTGAGCTGTTCACCATATTTAGGGTGTTGCACGAGATTTCCCCAGAAAGTATAGTCTTCCCCCTCTATAATATCTGCCATAGTGCCGGTGACAATAATCTCAAAATCATCAAAATCCGCATCGGTGTCGTCAATATTTAGCAACAGAATCCGAAAAAAACTGCTGGGATTTTCAAAGATAATACGTTCGATGGTACCTGAAAAGTAAAATTCCATAATTTTCCTGTTTAATACTAAAAGAATGGGAATGGGACAAAAGTCAGTATTTCGTAAGAAGTTACTTTTGTCGTCCCGCCTTCACATAAGCAACTAGCTTATCCACCTTTCTTGCTTGACAAGGAGCTAGAATGATTAACCAACCGTTATGATTTGTCATCAAAAAGATATGGTAAAAGCCTGGAAACGGATGTTCCAGACTCAAATAATCAAAGTAAAATTCCTTGACTAGAAAGTGCCGATTCTATTCAAAGGCCAGAAGCGGAATTTTGCTTCACCTTGAAGTTGACTAGCTTTAAACGTTCCTACCTGACGGCTATCTTTTGAAACGAGACGATCATCTCCTAGAAGTAGGTACTCACCTTTTGGAACTTCAATGGTGAAGTTTGTGTTGCCATTGGCATCTTGCGTAAAGGACTTGGCTTTATCTGCTAAAGATTGGAAATAACTATTATAAGAATAGGTTGACTGCAATTTATCTTCTTTGAATCTTGCTATATAGTTTTTAAGGTAGGGTTCATTAGTCTTTTTACCATTTATATAAAGTTGGTCATTTTCGTAAC from the Streptococcus constellatus subsp. constellatus genome contains:
- the lepB gene encoding signal peptidase I, with the translated sequence MQAKSTTFSKFMKEWGFFILFMVILFLSRAFFWVPVKVDGHSMDPTLANGEYLFVVKHLPVNRFDIVVASEKDEDGKTKQIVKRVIGLPGDTIRYENDQLYINGKKTNEPYLKNYIARFKEDKLQSTYSYNSYFQSLADKAKSFTQDANGNTNFTIEVPKGEYLLLGDDRLVSKDSRQVGTFKASQLQGEAKFRFWPLNRIGTF